A single Altererythrobacter sp. BO-6 DNA region contains:
- the secG gene encoding preprotein translocase subunit SecG has product MSLFLFLTVVQALVAAALVGVILMQRSEGGGLGIGGSPGGLMGARGAADFLTRSTRWLAIAFVTLSIALAAVAVETTGGDEISTTLDRTVAPAAPIDPLAVPAPAPAPAEPAPADPLGGTAE; this is encoded by the coding sequence ATGTCGCTATTTCTGTTCCTCACCGTCGTCCAGGCCCTGGTCGCAGCCGCGCTTGTCGGCGTGATCCTGATGCAGCGTTCCGAAGGGGGCGGGCTCGGGATTGGTGGCAGCCCGGGCGGCCTGATGGGTGCGCGCGGCGCGGCTGACTTCCTGACCCGTTCCACCCGCTGGCTGGCGATTGCTTTTGTCACACTGTCGATCGCGCTTGCCGCTGTCGCGGTTGAAACGACCGGTGGCGATGAAATCAGCACCACGCTCGATCGCACGGTAGCGCCTGCCGCTCCGATTGACCCGCTCGCGGTTCCGGCACCTGCACCTGCACCGGCTGAACCGGCACCGGCCGACCCGCTCGGCGGCACCGCCGAGTAA
- a CDS encoding phosphodiester glycosidase family protein, giving the protein MKHALAITAALLVLAGCEIQGGEPVTRTEIGSKSEERVQLRRQASACEVATFEGVPLTHCVADPAKHAIATVLADPEGTLYRSLKTYGAALGEQARVVAFATNAGMFDGEGKPIGYYVEQGERLKELDRSDGQGNFYLKPNGVFFGTGGKWEIRTADSFFANVGARPQFGTQSGPMLVIDGKLHPEFQDDGPSRAIRNGVGVDAEGKAHFVISEAPISFGQLARYFRDELKTPNALYLDGGVSALWDPVIERLDNGASIGPLIVVTKRATASP; this is encoded by the coding sequence ATGAAGCACGCACTCGCCATAACCGCCGCGCTTCTGGTGCTGGCCGGGTGCGAAATCCAGGGCGGCGAGCCCGTGACGCGTACGGAAATCGGCTCGAAGTCCGAAGAGCGGGTGCAATTGCGGCGGCAGGCATCGGCCTGCGAAGTCGCCACCTTCGAAGGCGTGCCACTTACCCATTGCGTCGCCGATCCGGCCAAGCATGCGATCGCCACAGTGCTGGCTGACCCGGAGGGCACGCTCTATCGCTCGCTCAAGACCTATGGCGCGGCACTGGGTGAGCAGGCCCGGGTCGTCGCATTCGCCACCAATGCCGGCATGTTCGACGGGGAAGGCAAGCCGATCGGCTATTACGTCGAGCAGGGCGAGCGCCTGAAAGAGCTGGATCGCAGCGACGGACAAGGCAATTTCTACCTCAAGCCCAACGGCGTGTTCTTCGGCACCGGCGGCAAATGGGAAATCCGCACCGCAGACAGCTTCTTCGCCAATGTCGGCGCTCGGCCGCAGTTCGGCACGCAATCCGGACCGATGCTGGTGATTGACGGTAAGCTGCATCCGGAATTCCAGGATGACGGGCCTTCTCGCGCTATCCGCAACGGCGTAGGGGTAGATGCAGAGGGCAAGGCGCACTTCGTCATTTCCGAAGCGCCGATCAGTTTCGGCCAGCTGGCGCGCTATTTCCGCGATGAGCTCAAGACGCCCAATGCGCTCTATCTTGATGGCGGCGTGTCGGCGCTGTGGGACCCGGTGATCGAGCGGCTCGACAATGGCGCGTCAATCGGACCCTTGATTGTCGTGACGAAACGGGCGACGGCATCCCCATGA
- the trpE gene encoding anthranilate synthase component I, translating into MLAAGKPALVWRKVIADAETPVGAAAKLIEPERGDFLLESVEGGEVRGRYSLLGLDPDLVFRASGDAAEINSAWQHDRGAFAPCQQGSLAALRALADSCRIDVPDELPPALACLVGYFGFETVGLVEHLPRAPESALGLPDMLFVRPTLILVFDRLTDALFVVAPIWQAGDADTAIERAGERIDEALRRLGSSTGARVRAADLPEMALEPVMPADDYKAMVLRAKDYITAGDIFQVVLAQRFTCPFPLPPIELYRALRRVNPSPFLYFLDLPGFAVVGSSPEILVRVRDGEVTIRPIAGTRPRGGSPTEDVANEASLLADPKERAEHLMLLDLGRNDVGRVAARGTVTVTDSFTIERYSHVMHIVSNVVGRLDPAHDAIDALFAGFPAGTVSGAPKIRACQIIAELEPEARGAYAGGVGYFAPDGSVDSCIVLRTAVVKDGTMHVQAGAGIVADSDPDYELAECKAKAGALIAAAREAARVAGEAEFGQ; encoded by the coding sequence ATGCTTGCCGCGGGCAAACCGGCGCTTGTGTGGCGCAAGGTCATTGCCGATGCCGAAACTCCGGTTGGGGCGGCGGCCAAGCTGATCGAGCCAGAGCGCGGCGATTTCCTGCTGGAATCGGTCGAAGGCGGGGAAGTTCGCGGGCGCTACAGCCTGCTCGGCCTCGATCCGGACCTGGTCTTTCGCGCCAGCGGCGATGCTGCGGAAATCAACTCCGCGTGGCAGCACGATCGCGGCGCTTTCGCGCCATGCCAGCAAGGCAGCCTGGCCGCTTTGCGGGCGCTGGCGGATTCGTGCCGGATTGACGTGCCTGACGAATTGCCCCCTGCGCTTGCCTGCCTGGTTGGCTATTTCGGGTTCGAGACCGTGGGGCTGGTGGAGCACCTCCCCCGTGCCCCGGAAAGTGCGCTTGGTTTGCCTGACATGCTGTTTGTGCGGCCGACCCTGATCCTGGTGTTCGACCGGCTAACGGATGCTCTGTTCGTTGTGGCTCCGATCTGGCAGGCTGGCGACGCAGATACAGCGATCGAGCGCGCGGGCGAACGGATCGACGAGGCATTGCGGCGGCTTGGCAGCTCCACTGGGGCCAGGGTTCGCGCGGCGGACCTGCCCGAAATGGCGCTTGAGCCGGTTATGCCGGCCGACGACTACAAGGCCATGGTCCTGCGCGCCAAGGACTACATCACCGCCGGAGATATCTTCCAGGTGGTGCTGGCGCAGCGGTTCACCTGCCCCTTCCCGCTGCCGCCGATCGAGCTTTACCGTGCGCTGCGCCGCGTCAACCCCTCGCCGTTCCTCTATTTCCTCGACCTGCCCGGGTTCGCCGTGGTCGGCTCCAGCCCGGAAATCCTCGTGCGGGTGCGCGACGGCGAAGTGACCATTCGCCCGATCGCCGGGACCCGCCCGCGTGGCGGCTCTCCAACAGAGGATGTCGCCAACGAGGCGAGCCTGCTCGCCGACCCCAAGGAACGGGCCGAGCACCTGATGCTGCTTGATCTCGGGCGCAACGATGTCGGGCGGGTGGCCGCGCGCGGCACGGTTACCGTAACGGATAGCTTCACCATCGAACGCTACAGCCACGTCATGCACATCGTCAGCAATGTGGTGGGGCGACTTGATCCCGCGCATGATGCGATCGATGCCTTGTTCGCCGGTTTTCCGGCCGGAACTGTCAGCGGCGCGCCCAAGATCCGCGCGTGCCAGATCATTGCCGAGCTCGAGCCGGAGGCGCGCGGCGCCTATGCCGGAGGTGTAGGGTATTTTGCGCCCGATGGCTCCGTCGATAGCTGCATCGTCCTGCGCACCGCAGTCGTCAAGGATGGCACCATGCATGTGCAAGCTGGCGCGGGCATCGTGGCTGACAGCGATCCGGATTACGAGCTCGCCGAATGCAAGGCCAAGGCCGGCGCGCTGATTGCGGCTGCGCGCGAAGCGGCGCGGGTCGCTGGCGAAGCCGAGTTCGGGCAATGA
- a CDS encoding peptidylprolyl isomerase, which translates to MINSFRRFFSSKLGLGITLGFLGLIALAFASSDVANQATFGGVSGGDRVAVVGDEKIGNAEFARAVSSAVDQVRREQPTITMPSFIAQGGLDEVLRQLIDRYAVGTYAREYGLRAGENLINSEILQIPAFRGPDGNFSNDAFQAALRQQGLTEKMVRDDFADSLLASQIITPGVSGAQMPQKMAQRYASLLRERRVGAIGFVPAAAFAPQGEPSEKQLADFYKANRDNYIRPERRVIRYATFGTDSVGDEANSTDAEIAARYQRDRAQYAAREDRSFTQLIVPTQEAANAIRQRVAGGAALATVAREAGFSTTSIGPVDRAALAGTAGEAVAKAAFAATQGSIAEPARSSLGWHVMRVDRINRVAERTLAQVTPEIRATLTTEKRAAASADLGARIEEEIDQGAALSQVADELGITVLTSPAITADGRIYGQGNALVPPLLAGAVNTAFQMDEGEPQVAEVVRGSTFMIFEVSDIEPSAAAPLSEIRQQVVLDWRLTEGAKLARAAADRVMDRVRKGAALGAAMQQEGKSLPAPDRLDMSREDLLSRGQQIAPPLALMFSMAEGTTKRLEAPDNIGWFVVDLDDIVTPQVAANDPLIIAARQQLRGPIADELADQLTKAMRNELGVETNQAAVDAVRRQLTGEN; encoded by the coding sequence ATGATCAATTCCTTTCGCAGATTTTTCAGCTCAAAGCTTGGCCTCGGCATTACGCTGGGCTTCCTTGGATTGATTGCGCTGGCCTTCGCCAGCAGCGACGTGGCGAACCAGGCGACATTCGGCGGCGTCTCCGGCGGTGACCGGGTAGCGGTGGTAGGCGATGAAAAGATCGGCAATGCCGAATTCGCCCGCGCAGTGAGCAGCGCAGTCGACCAGGTCCGCCGCGAGCAGCCGACGATCACCATGCCCTCATTCATCGCTCAGGGCGGGCTTGACGAGGTGCTGAGGCAGTTGATCGACCGTTATGCGGTGGGCACCTATGCCCGCGAATATGGACTGCGCGCTGGGGAAAACCTGATCAACAGCGAGATCCTGCAAATTCCGGCATTTCGCGGACCAGACGGAAACTTCAGCAATGACGCTTTCCAGGCTGCACTGCGCCAACAGGGTTTGACCGAGAAAATGGTGCGCGATGACTTTGCCGACAGCCTCCTGGCGAGCCAGATCATCACGCCAGGCGTCAGCGGGGCGCAGATGCCGCAGAAGATGGCGCAGCGCTATGCCTCGCTGCTGCGCGAGCGGCGCGTGGGGGCGATCGGCTTTGTCCCGGCAGCGGCCTTCGCACCGCAAGGCGAGCCGAGCGAAAAGCAGCTTGCCGATTTCTACAAAGCGAATCGCGACAATTACATCCGCCCCGAACGTCGTGTGATCCGCTATGCAACGTTCGGCACTGACAGCGTTGGCGATGAAGCGAACTCGACCGATGCGGAAATCGCTGCACGTTACCAGCGCGACCGCGCGCAATATGCGGCGCGCGAGGATCGCAGCTTCACCCAGCTGATCGTCCCGACGCAGGAAGCCGCCAATGCCATTCGCCAGCGCGTTGCCGGCGGTGCGGCGCTGGCCACGGTTGCCCGCGAAGCGGGCTTCAGCACCACGTCGATTGGCCCGGTTGACCGTGCCGCATTGGCAGGCACAGCGGGTGAAGCGGTGGCCAAGGCTGCCTTTGCGGCGACTCAGGGCAGCATTGCAGAACCGGCCCGCAGCTCGCTGGGCTGGCACGTGATGCGGGTCGATCGCATCAACCGCGTCGCCGAACGGACGCTGGCACAGGTAACGCCGGAAATCCGCGCAACGCTCACCACGGAAAAGCGGGCCGCCGCTTCGGCTGACCTCGGCGCCCGGATCGAGGAAGAAATCGATCAGGGGGCGGCATTGTCTCAGGTTGCCGATGAGCTTGGCATTACCGTGCTGACCTCCCCGGCGATCACCGCTGACGGGCGCATCTATGGCCAGGGGAATGCCCTGGTTCCGCCCTTGCTGGCGGGCGCGGTCAACACCGCGTTCCAGATGGACGAAGGCGAACCGCAGGTTGCGGAAGTCGTGCGAGGCTCGACTTTCATGATCTTCGAAGTGTCCGATATCGAACCTTCGGCTGCTGCCCCGCTCAGCGAAATCCGTCAGCAGGTCGTGCTCGACTGGCGTCTGACGGAAGGCGCAAAGCTGGCACGCGCCGCGGCGGATCGCGTCATGGATCGCGTGCGCAAGGGCGCCGCGCTGGGTGCCGCGATGCAGCAGGAAGGCAAGTCGCTCCCTGCGCCAGACCGGCTCGATATGAGCCGCGAAGACCTGCTTTCGCGCGGCCAGCAGATCGCCCCGCCGCTGGCGTTGATGTTCAGCATGGCGGAGGGCACGACCAAGCGGCTGGAAGCGCCGGACAACATCGGCTGGTTCGTGGTGGACCTCGATGACATCGTGACGCCGCAGGTGGCAGCAAACGATCCGCTGATCATTGCCGCACGCCAGCAGCTTCGCGGTCCGATCGCCGACGAACTGGCGGACCAGCTGACCAAAGCCATGCGCAACGAGCTGGGGGTCGAGACCAACCAGGCCGCAGTGGATGCCGTGCGGCGCCAGCTGACCGGCGAAAACTAA
- a CDS encoding CTP synthase has product MARYIFITGGVVSSLGKGLMAASLGALLQARGYKVRIRKFDPYLNVDPGTMSPYQHGEVYVTDDGAETDLDLGHYERFTGVSARQSDNITSGRVYRDIIAKERRGDYLGATVQVIPHVTDAIKEFALAGQEDHDFILCEIGGTVGDIESLPFMEAIRQLRNELEPFQTVSVHVTLVPYIAAAGELKTKPTQHSVRELASLGIKPDILLCRAEHPIPAGERRKIAQFCNVRAEAVIPALDAPSIYSVPLQYHQEGLDAEVLRAFGITDAPEPDLSAWDDVTDRYFNPEGEVTIGVVGKYVGLPDAYKSLNEALVHGGLANRVKVNIKWIDAEIFEGDDSEITSKLEPLHGILVPGGFGERGSEGKIASVRFARERKVPFFGICLGMQMACIEAARAAGFDKASSTEFGETSEPVVGIITEWMTEEGLQTREAGGDLGGTMRLGAYDARLAGNSHISRIYGGAEMISERHRHRYEVNSAYIQPLEADGLIFSGMSPDGLLPEIVERPDHPFFIGVQFHPELKSKPFDPHPLFAGFVAAALEQSRLV; this is encoded by the coding sequence ATGGCGCGGTACATATTTATCACCGGCGGCGTGGTCTCCTCGCTCGGAAAAGGTCTCATGGCAGCAAGCCTCGGTGCTTTGCTGCAGGCACGCGGCTACAAAGTCCGCATTCGCAAGTTTGACCCCTATCTCAATGTCGATCCGGGCACGATGAGTCCGTATCAGCACGGTGAGGTCTACGTGACCGACGACGGGGCGGAGACCGATCTCGACCTGGGCCATTACGAGCGCTTTACCGGCGTTTCCGCGCGCCAGAGCGACAACATCACCTCCGGCCGGGTCTATCGCGACATTATCGCCAAGGAACGGCGTGGCGATTACCTTGGCGCGACGGTACAGGTGATCCCGCATGTGACCGACGCGATCAAGGAATTCGCGCTCGCCGGGCAGGAGGATCACGATTTCATCCTGTGCGAGATCGGCGGGACCGTGGGGGATATCGAATCGCTGCCGTTCATGGAAGCAATCCGGCAGCTGCGGAACGAGCTGGAACCGTTCCAGACGGTCTCGGTCCACGTTACGCTGGTGCCCTATATCGCGGCAGCGGGCGAGTTGAAGACCAAGCCGACCCAGCACTCGGTGCGCGAACTGGCCAGCCTCGGCATCAAGCCCGATATCCTGCTGTGCCGCGCCGAGCATCCAATCCCGGCCGGCGAGCGCCGCAAGATCGCGCAGTTCTGCAACGTGCGCGCTGAAGCGGTGATTCCTGCGCTCGATGCGCCGTCGATCTATTCGGTGCCATTGCAATATCATCAGGAAGGGCTGGACGCAGAAGTGCTGCGCGCCTTCGGTATCACCGATGCGCCGGAGCCTGACCTTTCGGCCTGGGACGATGTGACCGATCGCTATTTCAACCCGGAAGGCGAGGTTACGATCGGCGTAGTGGGCAAATATGTCGGCTTGCCCGATGCCTATAAAAGCCTCAACGAAGCGCTGGTCCATGGCGGGCTGGCCAACCGGGTCAAGGTCAACATCAAGTGGATCGATGCCGAGATCTTCGAGGGTGATGATTCGGAGATCACATCCAAGCTTGAGCCGCTCCATGGCATCCTGGTGCCGGGCGGTTTTGGCGAACGCGGCAGCGAAGGCAAGATCGCGAGCGTGCGCTTTGCACGCGAGCGCAAGGTTCCCTTCTTCGGCATTTGCCTTGGCATGCAGATGGCCTGCATCGAAGCGGCACGGGCGGCCGGTTTCGACAAGGCATCCTCGACCGAATTTGGGGAAACCAGCGAACCGGTGGTGGGCATCATCACCGAGTGGATGACGGAAGAGGGCCTGCAAACCCGCGAGGCGGGCGGCGATCTGGGGGGCACGATGCGGCTTGGCGCCTATGACGCGCGCCTGGCTGGCAACAGCCATATCTCGCGCATCTATGGCGGTGCGGAGATGATTTCCGAGCGCCATCGCCACCGCTACGAAGTTAACTCGGCTTATATCCAGCCGCTCGAGGCGGATGGTCTGATCTTTTCGGGGATGTCACCGGACGGGCTGCTGCCGGAAATTGTCGAGCGTCCCGACCATCCTTTCTTCATCGGGGTGCAGTTCCACCCCGAACTGAAGTCCAAGCCGTTTGACCCGCACCCGCTCTTCGCCGGCTTTGTCGCTGCCGCGCTGGAGCAATCGCGCCTTGTTTGA
- the tpiA gene encoding triose-phosphate isomerase, with protein sequence MAERPYIVGNWKMNGTRAMLSEARAIDRAAQRHMKVEVALAPPYTLIHAVHREVEQIGVGAQDCHPGTDGAFTGDISASMLADAGAKFVIVGHSERRMGHGESNELVRQKAQAALSASMRVIMCCGEDAETRKAGRAIQFVTEQLTASLPEMADAAEKLTVAYEPIWAIGTGNNATPADITEMHREIRALLVKLYGEEQGKAVRILYGGSVKPENAREILSADEVGGALVGGASLTADSFMGIALAAGDPLDN encoded by the coding sequence ATGGCCGAACGGCCCTATATTGTCGGAAACTGGAAAATGAACGGGACGCGCGCGATGCTTTCGGAAGCGCGCGCGATCGACCGTGCGGCGCAGCGCCATATGAAAGTCGAAGTGGCACTGGCGCCCCCCTATACGTTGATTCACGCCGTTCACCGCGAAGTCGAGCAGATCGGCGTCGGCGCGCAGGATTGCCATCCGGGTACCGATGGCGCCTTCACCGGTGACATCTCCGCCAGCATGCTGGCCGATGCCGGGGCGAAGTTCGTCATCGTCGGGCATAGCGAGCGCCGCATGGGGCACGGCGAAAGCAACGAACTGGTGCGGCAAAAGGCGCAGGCGGCGCTCAGCGCCAGCATGCGGGTGATCATGTGCTGCGGCGAAGACGCCGAGACCCGCAAGGCCGGCCGGGCCATTCAATTCGTGACTGAACAGTTGACGGCATCGCTTCCCGAAATGGCAGATGCTGCAGAAAAGCTGACAGTGGCCTATGAGCCGATCTGGGCGATCGGGACCGGCAACAATGCCACGCCTGCCGATATCACCGAAATGCACCGCGAAATCCGCGCATTGCTGGTCAAGCTCTATGGCGAAGAGCAGGGCAAGGCAGTGCGGATCCTCTATGGCGGATCGGTGAAGCCGGAAAACGCCCGCGAAATCCTTTCCGCCGACGAGGTTGGCGGCGCATTGGTGGGCGGGGCAAGCCTGACCGCCGACAGCTTCATGGGCATCGCGCTCGCTGCGGGCGATCCCTTGGACAATTGA
- the grxC gene encoding glutaredoxin 3: MARPKIDIYTKFACGYCVRAKHLLTSKGVEFNEIDVTLGGTKRDEMLQRAPNAMTVPQIFIGDYHVGGSDDLAALEREGKLDALLAG; encoded by the coding sequence ATGGCAAGGCCGAAAATCGATATTTATACCAAATTCGCTTGCGGATACTGCGTCCGGGCCAAGCACTTGCTCACCAGCAAGGGCGTGGAGTTCAACGAAATTGATGTCACCTTGGGCGGCACCAAGCGCGATGAGATGCTTCAGCGGGCACCCAATGCGATGACGGTGCCGCAGATCTTCATCGGCGACTATCACGTCGGCGGGTCGGACGATCTCGCCGCGCTGGAGCGCGAGGGCAAGCTCGACGCCTTGCTGGCGGGCTGA
- a CDS encoding DUF1178 family protein, translating into MIVYDLICDAGHRFEGWFGSSADYAGQRERGLVSCPHCGSGDVGKAPMAPAVPAKSNTRLETPPADRQQVSSQPMPPEVQQALAKLAEAQAKALKQSTWVGDKFAEVSRKMHYGEADEKPIHGQASLEEAKGLIEEGIPVAPLPFPVAPPDKLN; encoded by the coding sequence ATGATCGTCTATGACCTCATCTGTGACGCCGGGCACCGGTTCGAAGGCTGGTTCGGTTCGTCGGCTGACTATGCCGGGCAGCGCGAGCGCGGCCTTGTGTCCTGCCCGCATTGCGGCAGCGGGGACGTGGGCAAGGCACCGATGGCTCCCGCAGTGCCAGCGAAAAGCAATACACGTCTGGAAACCCCGCCTGCGGATCGGCAGCAGGTCTCCAGCCAGCCGATGCCGCCCGAAGTCCAGCAGGCACTGGCCAAACTGGCCGAAGCGCAGGCCAAGGCGCTCAAGCAAAGCACCTGGGTGGGTGACAAGTTCGCCGAGGTGTCGCGCAAGATGCATTACGGCGAGGCGGACGAGAAGCCGATCCACGGGCAGGCCAGCTTGGAAGAAGCCAAAGGGCTGATCGAGGAGGGCATTCCGGTGGCGCCGCTGCCGTTCCCGGTTGCGCCGCCCGATAAACTGAATTGA
- a CDS encoding Hsp20 family protein: protein MSRFDLTPYRRSTVGFDRLFDLLENQARLNSGDNYPPFNIERRGDDEYRITLAVAGFRPDDIDITAQQNLLVVNGKKRDEAPAGEMLHVGIANRGFERRFELADYVRVESADLADGLLTIDLLRELPEVMKPKKIAVNGQPRLKAVDTPGKDDAADAA, encoded by the coding sequence ATGTCACGTTTTGATTTGACCCCCTATCGCCGCAGCACGGTTGGCTTTGACCGGCTTTTCGACCTGCTCGAAAACCAGGCCCGGCTGAATTCCGGCGACAATTACCCCCCCTTCAACATCGAACGCCGCGGCGATGACGAATACCGCATCACGCTGGCTGTGGCGGGTTTCCGCCCGGACGATATCGATATCACCGCGCAACAGAACCTGCTCGTGGTCAATGGCAAGAAGCGCGACGAAGCTCCCGCAGGCGAGATGCTGCATGTCGGCATCGCCAACCGCGGTTTCGAGCGCCGCTTTGAACTGGCCGACTATGTCCGTGTCGAAAGCGCCGATCTTGCGGATGGGCTGTTGACCATCGACCTGCTGCGCGAATTGCCTGAAGTGATGAAGCCGAAGAAGATCGCCGTGAACGGCCAGCCCCGCCTCAAAGCGGTTGATACGCCAGGCAAGGATGACGCGGCAGACGCTGCCTGA
- a CDS encoding carbon-nitrogen hydrolase family protein, producing MPKIAVLQMTSGIDPAANAASIASAVHDAKAGGAEMLFTPEMSGLLDRDRKRAAASILPESVSTLLAEVRQAAATAKIMVALGSLAVAREDGRWANRSFVIDGTGEVIARYDKIHMFDVELASGESWRESAAYAPGEEVVAVEHTPIGRLGLAVCYDIRFPALFEELGRRQCDVIAIPAAFTVPTGRDHWHLLQRARAIEASAFVIAAAQVGKHEDGRETYGHSLVVDPWGEVLLDMGGEKPGLGFADVDLARIDEVRRQLPSLANRRAIAK from the coding sequence ATGCCGAAGATCGCTGTCCTGCAAATGACCTCGGGGATCGATCCGGCTGCGAATGCCGCGTCGATTGCCAGTGCCGTGCACGATGCAAAGGCGGGCGGCGCAGAGATGCTGTTCACGCCCGAAATGAGCGGGTTGCTGGATCGCGACCGCAAGCGCGCCGCCGCATCCATCCTGCCCGAAAGCGTATCCACTCTGCTCGCCGAAGTCCGGCAAGCTGCCGCCACGGCCAAAATCATGGTTGCACTCGGATCGCTGGCAGTCGCCCGTGAAGACGGGCGCTGGGCCAACCGCAGCTTCGTGATCGACGGCACGGGCGAAGTGATCGCTCGTTATGACAAGATCCACATGTTCGATGTCGAACTGGCCAGTGGCGAAAGCTGGCGCGAAAGCGCGGCTTATGCGCCCGGCGAAGAGGTTGTTGCGGTGGAGCACACGCCGATTGGGCGACTGGGGCTGGCCGTTTGCTATGATATCCGTTTCCCGGCGCTGTTTGAGGAACTGGGCCGGCGTCAGTGTGACGTCATCGCGATTCCCGCCGCTTTCACGGTGCCGACCGGGCGCGACCACTGGCACCTGCTCCAGCGCGCCCGTGCCATAGAGGCCAGCGCCTTCGTGATTGCGGCGGCGCAGGTGGGGAAGCACGAAGACGGGCGCGAGACTTATGGCCATTCGCTGGTCGTCGATCCGTGGGGGGAAGTCCTGCTCGATATGGGCGGCGAAAAGCCGGGGCTTGGCTTTGCCGACGTGGATCTTGCCCGCATTGATGAGGTGCGCCGCCAACTGCCAAGTCTTGCCAATCGCCGCGCGATCGCCAAATAG
- a CDS encoding haloalkane dehalogenase: protein MKIISYDPARFADLPDYPFAENWLEIELGDGHHGRMHYLDEGPRNAPPVLLFHGEPSWSFLYRKMIPILVEAGFRCLAPDLIGFGKSDKPDDPSFYTYVRHVDWLQQWRNAVCPQDAALFCQDWGGLLGLRMVGEEPDRFACVVASNTFLPTGGGQASAGFIAWREFAKTSPEFEIGAILQRATQTERSPAEIAAYDAPFPNEASKAGARAFPQLVPVEDDKPGVAENKAAWAGLAAFDRPFLTLFGENDPVLGSAGPLLASRVKGAAGLPHAMLSHCGHFSQEDRPEELAQGVIEMARKAGFLP from the coding sequence ATGAAGATCATTTCCTACGATCCAGCCCGATTTGCGGATTTGCCCGACTATCCTTTTGCTGAGAACTGGCTCGAGATCGAATTGGGCGATGGCCACCACGGCCGCATGCATTACCTCGATGAGGGGCCGCGAAATGCGCCGCCAGTATTGCTGTTCCATGGCGAACCAAGCTGGAGCTTTCTTTATCGCAAGATGATCCCGATCCTGGTCGAAGCAGGCTTTCGCTGTCTTGCGCCCGATCTCATCGGCTTCGGTAAGAGCGACAAGCCGGACGATCCCTCGTTCTACACCTATGTTCGCCACGTTGACTGGCTGCAGCAATGGCGGAACGCAGTGTGCCCGCAAGATGCCGCGTTGTTCTGCCAGGACTGGGGTGGATTGCTGGGTTTGCGCATGGTCGGCGAAGAGCCTGATCGTTTCGCCTGCGTCGTTGCCAGCAATACCTTCCTGCCCACGGGAGGTGGGCAGGCTAGCGCCGGTTTCATCGCATGGCGCGAATTTGCCAAGACCTCTCCCGAGTTCGAAATTGGCGCAATCCTGCAGCGTGCCACGCAAACCGAACGCAGTCCGGCTGAAATTGCTGCTTACGATGCGCCCTTCCCGAATGAAGCAAGCAAAGCCGGTGCGCGGGCATTTCCGCAGCTGGTCCCAGTCGAGGACGACAAGCCAGGTGTCGCCGAGAATAAGGCCGCATGGGCGGGCCTAGCCGCCTTCGATAGGCCATTTCTGACGTTATTCGGTGAAAACGATCCCGTACTCGGATCGGCTGGGCCGCTGTTGGCAAGCAGGGTCAAGGGCGCAGCAGGATTGCCTCATGCAATGCTGAGCCATTGCGGGCATTTCAGTCAGGAGGACCGCCCGGAAGAGTTGGCACAGGGTGTAATCGAAATGGCCCGGAAAGCAGGATTCCTGCCCTGA